Proteins encoded together in one Shewanella acanthi window:
- the pstA gene encoding phosphate ABC transporter permease PstA: MGKWVKSGSPWIWMTGGAVSISLIAVLGLLLLIAWRGLSFFWPATIYQWELEDNTGARSILIGEIYDREEVPTERLVAAGHVFKQQPGEFVTRYLVKTGNREFVGLDFRWILATDIISRSEPTDVAMLERAKNGNFYGYPVAVIENGKRLELTNDAIESSLMDHIERAVGLSEEALSLQKQDIGSINYAIEKLRLKERRYELDGELTDSRKSELAAEKDKLQQDYKVLEKQLFALRDEAARDSVIVRDMRGEEVELKLDTVLDVTYVNHLGLFGKLGKWFSGLGHFLSDDPREANTEGGVFPAIFGTVFMVLLMAIIVTPFGVIAAIYLHEYAKKGPITKMIRIAVINLAGVPSIVYGVFGLGFFVYMLGGSLDQLFYAEALPSPTFGSPGVIWSALTLAILTLPVVIVSTEEGLSRIPSAVRQGSLALGATKAETLWRIVIPMASPAIMTGLILAVARAAGEVAPLMLVGVVKLAPTLPVDLNFPFVHLERKFMHLGFHIYDVGFQSPNVEAARPLVYATSFLLVTVIVALNLTAISVRNHLREKYRSLEH; encoded by the coding sequence ATGGGTAAGTGGGTAAAATCAGGCTCGCCGTGGATTTGGATGACAGGCGGCGCGGTGAGCATCAGTTTGATTGCGGTTTTAGGCTTATTACTGCTGATCGCATGGCGTGGCCTAAGCTTCTTTTGGCCTGCGACGATTTATCAGTGGGAGCTTGAAGATAACACAGGAGCACGTTCAATCCTTATCGGTGAAATCTACGATAGGGAAGAAGTGCCAACTGAGCGTTTAGTGGCGGCGGGTCATGTATTTAAACAACAACCTGGCGAGTTTGTGACCCGTTATCTGGTTAAAACCGGTAACCGTGAATTTGTCGGTTTAGATTTCCGCTGGATTTTAGCGACTGACATCATCAGCCGCAGTGAGCCAACGGATGTCGCCATGTTAGAGCGTGCGAAGAACGGTAACTTCTACGGTTATCCTGTGGCTGTTATTGAAAACGGTAAGCGCCTTGAGCTAACAAACGATGCGATTGAGTCGTCGTTAATGGATCACATCGAGCGTGCCGTCGGGTTGTCTGAAGAAGCGCTGTCGTTACAAAAACAAGATATTGGTTCAATCAACTATGCAATTGAAAAACTGCGCTTAAAGGAGCGTCGTTATGAACTTGATGGCGAGCTGACCGATAGCCGCAAGTCAGAATTGGCTGCCGAGAAGGATAAGCTGCAGCAGGATTATAAAGTACTCGAGAAACAGCTTTTTGCGTTGAGGGATGAGGCTGCCCGCGACTCAGTAATAGTGCGCGATATGCGCGGTGAGGAAGTCGAACTCAAGTTAGATACAGTGCTCGATGTTACCTACGTCAATCACTTAGGCCTTTTCGGCAAACTGGGTAAATGGTTCAGCGGGCTTGGCCACTTTTTAAGTGACGACCCTCGAGAAGCCAATACTGAGGGCGGCGTATTCCCCGCGATTTTCGGGACAGTGTTTATGGTGCTGTTAATGGCGATTATCGTGACGCCATTTGGGGTGATTGCGGCGATTTACCTACACGAATACGCCAAAAAGGGCCCAATTACTAAGATGATCCGTATTGCGGTCATCAACTTAGCGGGTGTGCCATCGATTGTTTACGGCGTATTTGGCTTAGGCTTCTTCGTGTATATGCTCGGCGGTTCACTCGACCAACTGTTCTATGCCGAAGCACTGCCATCACCGACCTTCGGATCGCCAGGGGTGATTTGGTCGGCATTGACGCTGGCGATTCTAACTTTACCTGTAGTGATAGTGTCGACCGAAGAAGGCTTAAGCCGGATTCCGAGTGCGGTGCGTCAGGGCAGTTTGGCGCTCGGCGCGACTAAAGCCGAAACCCTGTGGCGAATCGTAATCCCGATGGCAAGCCCTGCGATTATGACGGGGCTGATTTTAGCCGTTGCCCGCGCCGCGGGTGAAGTGGCGCCACTGATGCTGGTGGGTGTAGTAAAACTCGCGCCAACACTGCCCGTAGACCTTAATTTCCCGTTCGTGCATTTAGAACGCAAATTCATGCACTTAGGTTTCCATATTTACGACGTGGGTTTCCAGAGTCCTAACGTGGAAGCGGCGCGTCCTCTGGTATACGCCACCTCTTTCTTATTGGTGACTGTGATTGTGGCACTGAACTTAACCGCGATCAGCGTGCGTAACCACCTGCGCGAAAAATATCGTTCGCTAGAGCATTAA
- a CDS encoding ABC transporter permease subunit yields the protein MESQVIQPGSTPHSLLKGGRSNRRAFKDRAAQIGVTVGGTMVFVALLLIFFYLLYVIKPIFDSADVTSVKSVSYQHADVATLMVGADEQNEVMYRVTVDGQVAFYSALDGSLLADFAPPLPEGVKVTSAAVAAPSEQRFALGLSNGQALIVGIEFGLSYPNNKRVITPKLRYSAGETPITIDGSGSAIHHLSFSYSSDKISFAYQDDSGVWRISRLDGQENMMTEEVEWTSTGSIIPDAPKKVDHQLMTPDQRQLMLQMGSKVFIYNIRDAESIELIQVLNAEKAKAKVNNIALLAGASSILVSYDTGIVTQYFQVNGPKGRLYQEIREFTDLKPVSSIASEFYRKSFAVVSPEGELTLLYTTSERELFTEKFNLNNAGAMGFSPRSNGIVVEANKQLNLFHVENAHPEVSWSALWNKVWYEGYPEPKFVWQSTSGSDDFEAKLSLMPLAYGTMKAAFYAMLFAVPLAIAGAIYTAYFMSPKVRGLVKPTIEIMEALPTVILGFLAGLWLAPLIEEHLPGILLLLILLPSAILLSAYSWSKLPATWKHRLPEVYQELMLVPVICFVGWLSFAISPMIEVALFDGNTRQFITNELGITFDQRNALVVGIAMGFAVIPTIFSIAEDAIFSVPRHLSNGSLALGATPWQTLTRVVLLTASPGIFSAVMMGLGRAVGETMIVLMATGNTAIMEWSVFQGMRTLAANIAVEMPESAIGSSHYRVLFLAAFVLFVFTFFFNTIAEVVRQRLRDRYSSL from the coding sequence ATGGAAAGTCAGGTCATTCAACCTGGTTCAACACCGCATAGTTTGCTCAAGGGCGGACGTTCGAACCGCAGGGCATTTAAGGATAGAGCGGCGCAAATTGGTGTCACCGTTGGTGGCACTATGGTTTTTGTTGCCTTACTGTTGATTTTCTTCTATTTGCTGTACGTGATAAAACCGATATTTGATAGCGCTGATGTGACTTCGGTGAAAAGTGTCAGCTATCAGCATGCTGACGTGGCGACCCTGATGGTCGGCGCCGATGAGCAAAACGAAGTCATGTACCGCGTGACAGTTGACGGCCAAGTGGCTTTCTATTCTGCGCTTGATGGTAGTTTACTTGCTGATTTTGCTCCGCCTTTACCCGAAGGGGTGAAAGTGACGAGCGCTGCCGTCGCCGCACCGAGTGAACAGCGATTTGCCCTAGGGTTAAGTAACGGACAAGCCCTTATCGTTGGCATTGAATTTGGCCTGAGTTATCCCAATAACAAACGCGTAATCACCCCAAAACTGCGTTACAGCGCGGGTGAAACGCCTATCACTATCGACGGTTCCGGTAGTGCTATTCACCATTTAAGTTTTAGCTACAGCAGCGACAAAATTAGTTTCGCCTACCAAGACGATAGTGGTGTTTGGCGTATCAGTCGTCTCGATGGTCAAGAAAACATGATGACCGAAGAGGTGGAGTGGACGTCAACGGGTTCAATTATCCCCGATGCCCCTAAAAAAGTTGATCATCAACTGATGACCCCAGATCAACGTCAATTGATGTTGCAGATGGGCAGCAAGGTCTTTATCTACAATATTCGTGATGCCGAAAGCATTGAGCTGATTCAGGTACTTAATGCTGAAAAAGCCAAGGCCAAAGTGAATAATATTGCCCTGTTGGCTGGCGCGAGCTCAATTCTGGTGAGCTACGACACGGGGATAGTGACTCAATACTTCCAAGTGAATGGCCCTAAGGGGCGTCTATATCAAGAAATTCGTGAGTTCACTGACCTCAAACCTGTTTCTTCAATTGCCTCAGAGTTCTACCGTAAAAGCTTTGCAGTAGTGAGCCCAGAGGGCGAACTAACACTGCTCTATACCACCAGTGAGCGTGAACTCTTTACTGAAAAGTTTAACCTTAACAATGCCGGCGCCATGGGCTTTAGCCCACGCTCGAATGGCATAGTGGTTGAAGCCAATAAGCAGTTGAATCTGTTCCATGTTGAAAACGCCCATCCAGAAGTGTCATGGAGTGCGCTGTGGAACAAGGTATGGTACGAAGGGTACCCTGAGCCTAAGTTTGTGTGGCAATCGACCTCAGGCAGCGATGATTTTGAAGCTAAGCTCAGCCTAATGCCACTGGCCTATGGCACGATGAAGGCGGCTTTCTATGCGATGTTATTTGCCGTGCCATTAGCGATTGCCGGCGCCATTTACACCGCTTACTTTATGTCGCCAAAGGTGCGGGGTTTAGTTAAGCCTACCATCGAAATCATGGAAGCACTGCCGACGGTTATCTTAGGTTTCTTAGCAGGTTTATGGTTAGCGCCGCTGATTGAAGAACATCTGCCGGGCATTCTATTGCTGCTGATTTTACTGCCAAGCGCGATTCTCCTCTCTGCTTACAGCTGGAGTAAGTTACCGGCAACTTGGAAACATCGCTTACCTGAGGTGTATCAGGAGCTGATGTTAGTGCCGGTGATTTGCTTTGTGGGCTGGCTCTCTTTTGCCATCAGTCCGATGATCGAAGTGGCGCTGTTCGATGGCAACACCCGTCAATTTATCACTAACGAATTAGGTATTACTTTCGATCAACGTAACGCGCTGGTGGTGGGTATTGCCATGGGCTTTGCGGTCATTCCAACTATCTTCTCGATTGCTGAAGATGCGATTTTCTCTGTGCCGCGTCACCTGTCTAACGGCAGCTTAGCCCTCGGTGCAACCCCATGGCAGACACTGACTCGCGTTGTGCTGTTAACGGCAAGTCCAGGTATTTTTTCTGCGGTGATGATGGGCCTTGGCCGCGCCGTGGGGGAAACCATGATCGTGCTAATGGCAACGGGTAACACTGCCATTATGGAATGGAGCGTGTTCCAAGGCATGCGTACCTTGGCGGCTAACATCGCGGTGGAAATGCCTGAGTCGGCGATTGGCAGTTCGCACTACCGTGTGCTGTTCCTCGCGGCCTTCGTTCTGTTCGTATTTACCTTCTTCTTTAACACTATTGCCGAAGTGGTTAGACAGCGTCTGCGTGACCGCTATAGCTCGCTGTAA
- a CDS encoding glycine cleavage system protein R: MLRYLITLQAPDRKGLVEQIAHAVSRHGGSWLDSELRHIDGIFAAILLLEVPSLKMDELIESLECIDHLTLTYSKTSLPQKPIKRLSYSLVAYDRPGLVLDISNRITALGINIEQFSSQFETAGHTGIALFRATIGLGLTDLSQEDQLVRSLYSLGDDLVLDKLSR, encoded by the coding sequence ATGCTACGATACTTAATTACATTGCAAGCACCTGATAGAAAAGGATTAGTCGAACAGATTGCCCACGCTGTCAGCCGCCATGGCGGCAGTTGGCTCGATTCCGAATTGCGCCATATCGATGGGATCTTTGCCGCAATTTTATTACTCGAAGTGCCATCCCTAAAAATGGATGAATTGATTGAGTCGCTCGAATGTATTGACCATCTCACCCTGACCTATTCCAAAACCTCGCTTCCGCAAAAACCCATCAAGCGCTTAAGTTACAGTTTGGTCGCCTATGACAGGCCGGGTTTAGTGTTAGATATTTCTAATCGCATCACCGCCTTAGGTATCAATATCGAGCAATTTAGTAGTCAATTCGAGACCGCAGGCCACACAGGGATTGCGCTATTTAGGGCAACCATCGGCCTTGGGCTGACCGACCTTTCACAGGAAGATCAACTGGTGCGCTCCCTCTATTCACTCGGCGATGATTTAGTACTGGATAAACTTAGTCGTTGA
- a CDS encoding DMT family transporter: MPANLLLLLAAAIWGFGFVAQTLGMEHLSPFAFNGIRFLIGTVSLLPLVWYLHWQKKIHIGTTQDFAIGSLVVGLLLFAGASFQQVGLLHTTAANAGFITGLYIVLVPILGLALKHATGANTWLGCAIAAIGLYFLSVKEGMTIGYGDALQLVGALFWAMHILAVDHFAKRISPVLLAMMQFFVCGVLSLMVSAVMEVTTLENVASAWGSLAYAGLISVGIAYTLQVLAQKHAHPAHAAIILSLETVFAAIGGIMFLGESLGLRALLGCGLMLLGMLISQVPLRYLIKSRHQKVA; encoded by the coding sequence TTGCCTGCTAATCTGTTACTGCTGCTCGCCGCCGCAATTTGGGGATTTGGTTTTGTTGCCCAAACGTTGGGGATGGAGCATCTTTCCCCCTTTGCCTTTAACGGTATTCGTTTTTTAATTGGAACCGTCTCCCTACTTCCTTTAGTGTGGTATCTACATTGGCAGAAAAAAATCCATATTGGGACGACACAGGACTTCGCTATCGGGAGTCTTGTCGTAGGTTTATTGTTGTTTGCGGGGGCATCGTTTCAGCAGGTAGGGCTTTTACATACCACAGCGGCCAACGCCGGCTTTATTACCGGTCTTTATATCGTGCTGGTACCGATCTTGGGTTTAGCACTTAAGCATGCAACGGGTGCGAATACTTGGCTTGGCTGCGCGATAGCGGCTATCGGTTTGTATTTTTTAAGCGTTAAAGAGGGTATGACGATAGGTTATGGCGATGCGTTGCAGCTCGTTGGGGCGCTTTTTTGGGCGATGCATATTTTAGCAGTGGATCACTTTGCAAAGCGTATTTCCCCAGTGCTGCTGGCGATGATGCAGTTCTTTGTCTGCGGGGTGTTGAGTCTAATGGTGTCGGCGGTGATGGAAGTGACGACCTTAGAAAATGTGGCTTCGGCTTGGGGCTCACTGGCCTATGCGGGGCTAATTTCAGTGGGGATTGCCTATACCCTGCAAGTGCTGGCACAAAAACATGCCCATCCAGCCCATGCGGCGATTATCTTAAGTTTGGAAACCGTGTTTGCGGCCATTGGCGGCATCATGTTCCTTGGCGAATCCCTTGGTCTGCGTGCGCTATTGGGTTGTGGCTTGATGCTACTCGGGATGTTGATTTCCCAAGTGCCGCTGCGTTATTTGATAAAATCGCGCCACCAAAAGGTCGCCTAA
- a CDS encoding DUF2797 domain-containing protein, with protein sequence MLGTLKKMRAQLDESHKVQYQLVVGDEQLALNPLIGKSLTLTHTGNIFCCHCGKKTKKSYSQGHCFVCMQKLASCDMCIMKPETCHFDQGTCREPEWAQSHCFVPHYVYLSNTSGIKVGITRHTQLPTRWIDQGATQGLPIFKVATRQISGLVEVELAKLINDKTHWQAMLKGHADDIDLNVKAEELIPQIEAKLHEIGMQKGDYSIERLHEKIQPIDYPIESFPKKIASHNFDKEPVVSGILQGIKGQYLIFDTGVINIRKFTAYEVSVEHAE encoded by the coding sequence ATGTTAGGAACGCTAAAAAAAATGCGTGCTCAATTAGATGAGTCGCACAAGGTACAATATCAATTGGTCGTTGGAGATGAGCAATTAGCGCTTAACCCATTGATTGGTAAATCACTCACCTTAACGCACACGGGTAATATCTTCTGTTGTCACTGCGGTAAGAAGACCAAAAAGAGTTACTCACAAGGCCACTGCTTTGTGTGCATGCAAAAGCTTGCCAGCTGCGATATGTGTATCATGAAACCCGAAACCTGCCACTTTGACCAAGGCACCTGCCGCGAGCCCGAGTGGGCGCAGAGCCATTGTTTTGTCCCCCACTATGTTTACCTGTCAAACACCTCAGGGATTAAGGTCGGTATCACCCGCCATACGCAATTACCGACCCGCTGGATTGACCAAGGCGCAACCCAAGGGTTACCGATTTTTAAGGTAGCAACGCGGCAGATTTCAGGCCTAGTGGAAGTGGAACTTGCTAAGCTCATCAATGACAAAACCCACTGGCAGGCCATGCTGAAAGGACACGCCGACGATATCGACCTCAATGTAAAAGCCGAAGAATTAATTCCACAGATTGAAGCTAAACTGCACGAAATCGGCATGCAAAAAGGCGATTACAGCATCGAGCGTCTGCACGAGAAGATTCAACCCATTGACTACCCAATTGAGTCGTTCCCAAAGAAAATCGCTTCACATAACTTCGATAAAGAGCCCGTGGTCAGCGGCATTTTGCAAGGCATTAAGGGCCAGTACTTAATCTTCGATACCGGCGTGATTAATATCCGTAAGTTCACGGCCTACGAAGTGAGTGTTGAACACGCTGAATAA
- a CDS encoding diguanylate cyclase translates to MNIFKWLNSLRYRLTFFFGGISLIFSLGFTGYLSTMASDKLLSSYANQLAMLGTSIETTISNNIDERAREITLLSQRMIFSDDYPKIRHSLDNIKASYEYYSWLGFANKEGIVEYAADGILEGQDVSKRPWFIQGQAGMFIGDVHEAVLLAKVLNIDKNDPLRLIDFAAPVYDANQQLLGVVATHSNWKWVNSVIESALSRSEQQTGIDVQIVSHDDVILYPQALANNAIPHDLLPKNNSSKLIQWPDGHEYLTGVTALKSSLKEPLGWRIIIRIPKDVAIQEITDLQRKLLWVSGVAILLCLWFVYQMSISVSLPLERLSKVTQEIQAGKDLVQFPKSDGLIEISFLIDAIKTMTSSLLKQEKSLLEMNQTLENKVLERTKELAMANQELERLSRRDPLTDLYNRRAAADYLENEFSRLRRFGLAYTVVMVDIDHFKKINDTYGHETGDLVLIEVATLLTQSVRKTDLVARYGGEEFLLVLTGTETKDALIEAEKIRASIEGTNFSHIKHVTVSIGLSAVEQQDENAYDAVRRADSALYLAKTSGRNRVCL, encoded by the coding sequence TTGAATATTTTTAAATGGTTAAATTCGCTGCGTTACAGGCTCACCTTCTTTTTTGGTGGGATCAGTCTTATTTTCAGTTTAGGTTTTACCGGTTATCTATCTACGATGGCCTCAGATAAATTGTTAAGCTCCTACGCTAATCAATTAGCCATGCTCGGTACATCGATTGAAACAACCATCTCAAACAATATTGATGAACGTGCAAGAGAAATCACTCTGCTAAGCCAGCGAATGATATTTTCGGACGACTATCCAAAGATCCGACACAGTTTAGATAACATCAAAGCATCCTACGAATATTACTCTTGGTTGGGGTTTGCCAATAAAGAGGGGATTGTTGAATATGCCGCAGACGGGATTCTTGAAGGACAAGATGTGTCCAAACGGCCATGGTTTATTCAAGGTCAGGCGGGGATGTTTATTGGTGATGTTCATGAAGCCGTGTTGCTGGCGAAGGTATTGAATATCGATAAAAACGACCCTTTACGGCTAATCGATTTTGCCGCCCCCGTTTACGATGCCAACCAGCAGTTATTAGGGGTTGTGGCCACCCATTCAAACTGGAAATGGGTAAATAGTGTCATTGAATCCGCACTTTCCAGAAGTGAACAGCAAACGGGTATTGATGTGCAGATTGTGAGTCATGATGATGTCATTCTGTATCCTCAGGCATTAGCGAATAATGCCATTCCCCATGATTTACTGCCCAAGAATAACAGTAGCAAGCTCATTCAATGGCCCGATGGCCATGAGTATTTAACAGGTGTGACGGCACTTAAATCCTCACTCAAAGAACCACTAGGTTGGCGAATTATTATTCGTATTCCAAAGGATGTAGCCATTCAAGAAATCACCGATTTACAGCGAAAGTTATTATGGGTGAGTGGCGTGGCCATTTTGCTCTGTCTGTGGTTTGTCTATCAAATGTCAATCTCTGTGAGTTTACCCCTTGAGCGGTTAAGTAAAGTCACCCAAGAAATTCAAGCAGGTAAGGACTTAGTCCAATTTCCTAAATCCGATGGTTTGATCGAAATTTCGTTTCTAATTGATGCCATTAAAACAATGACCTCTTCACTCTTAAAACAAGAGAAATCGCTGCTTGAGATGAATCAAACCTTAGAAAATAAGGTGTTAGAGCGAACCAAAGAATTAGCAATGGCCAACCAAGAACTCGAACGCCTGAGTCGACGGGATCCCTTAACGGATCTCTACAACCGCCGCGCCGCTGCGGATTATCTCGAAAATGAATTCAGTCGGTTAAGACGCTTTGGCTTAGCCTACACCGTCGTGATGGTGGACATAGATCATTTTAAAAAAATTAACGACACCTATGGACATGAGACTGGCGATTTAGTGTTAATCGAAGTCGCAACATTGTTAACGCAATCAGTGCGTAAAACCGATTTAGTTGCCAGATACGGTGGCGAGGAATTTCTGCTGGTACTGACAGGGACTGAAACGAAAGATGCACTAATCGAAGCTGAAAAAATTAGGGCAAGTATCGAGGGAACAAACTTCAGCCATATTAAACATGTGACTGTGAGTATTGGTCTATCAGCCGTCGAACAACAGGATGAAAATGCCTATGACGCGGTGAGACGAGCCGATTCGGCACTCTATTTAGCCAAAACATCGGGTAGAAATAGGGTGTGTTTGTAA
- a CDS encoding LysE family translocator, translating into MELILAIALFAFSSGITPGPNNIMLMTSGVNFGVKRSIPHLMGISLGFPTMILAIGLGLSTVFQAYPIIHQVIKVVGIAYLLYLSWLIANSSSKMEGKAIAKPFSFLQAAAFQWVNPKGWIMAVGAIATFTSVQQDLTPQVITIASVFLCVAFPCAIVWLGFGVALKRILKNQRQQKIFNITMAVLLVASIIPMIAP; encoded by the coding sequence ATGGAGTTAATACTCGCTATCGCTTTATTTGCCTTTTCATCGGGGATCACCCCAGGCCCAAATAACATTATGTTGATGACCTCTGGAGTCAACTTTGGAGTAAAGCGCAGCATTCCCCACCTGATGGGCATTAGCTTAGGTTTCCCAACCATGATTTTGGCCATTGGCCTTGGTCTAAGCACTGTGTTCCAAGCCTATCCCATTATCCACCAAGTGATTAAGGTGGTAGGGATTGCCTACCTCTTGTACCTGTCTTGGCTCATTGCCAACAGCAGTAGCAAAATGGAGGGTAAGGCCATTGCGAAACCCTTTAGCTTTTTACAGGCTGCGGCATTTCAATGGGTGAATCCAAAGGGCTGGATTATGGCTGTGGGCGCCATTGCCACTTTTACCTCAGTGCAGCAGGATTTAACTCCTCAGGTGATCACCATCGCCTCGGTGTTTCTGTGTGTGGCCTTTCCCTGCGCCATTGTTTGGCTGGGTTTTGGAGTCGCCCTTAAGCGCATTCTGAAAAACCAGCGCCAACAGAAAATCTTCAATATCACTATGGCAGTCTTGCTTGTGGCGTCTATCATCCCTATGATCGCACCCTAA
- a CDS encoding DUF1415 domain-containing protein: MNELDLIIEQTDNWVKKVIMKYNICPFARREVERGSIRYLVVEQTKVKQVLKALIEECQYLDTHPEAETTLFILPCGFEGFYPYLDLVDMANDELIDNDYEGIYQLATFHPDYCFDGEPQDAPSNFTNRSPYPTLHIIREASMELALANYNDPETIPERNINFCERKGSDFFVKLLAECMGNH, translated from the coding sequence ATGAACGAACTCGACCTGATCATTGAACAAACCGATAACTGGGTGAAAAAAGTGATCATGAAATACAATATCTGCCCCTTTGCCCGCCGTGAGGTCGAAAGAGGCAGTATTCGTTATCTGGTGGTCGAACAAACCAAGGTCAAGCAAGTCCTTAAGGCACTCATTGAAGAGTGCCAATACTTAGATACTCACCCCGAAGCCGAAACCACACTGTTTATCCTGCCCTGTGGTTTTGAGGGGTTTTATCCCTACCTAGACCTTGTTGATATGGCGAACGATGAACTTATCGACAATGACTACGAAGGCATATACCAGCTGGCAACCTTCCATCCTGACTACTGTTTTGACGGGGAACCTCAGGATGCACCGAGCAATTTTACTAATCGCTCCCCCTACCCGACACTGCATATCATCCGTGAAGCCAGCATGGAGTTAGCTCTGGCTAACTACAATGATCCCGAGACGATCCCCGAGCGCAACATCAATTTCTGCGAGCGTAAAGGCAGTGACTTTTTTGTCAAACTGCTCGCCGAATGTATGGGGAATCATTAA